In one window of Gossypium arboreum isolate Shixiya-1 chromosome 4, ASM2569848v2, whole genome shotgun sequence DNA:
- the LOC108488538 gene encoding L-ascorbate peroxidase 2, cytosolic, giving the protein MAKKCYPTVSEEYKKAVQKCKRKLRGLIAEKHCAPIILRLAWHSAGTFDVKTGTGGPFGTIKHRDELAHEANSGLDIAVRLLEPVKEQFPILSYADFYQLAGIVAVEVTGGPEIPFHPGRPDKNGPPPEGRLPQATKGSDHLREVFGHMGLGDKDIVALSGGHTLGRCHKERSGFEGPWTSNPLIFDNSYFKELVSGEKEGLIQLPTDKALLEDPVFRPLVHKYAADEDAFFADYAESHLKLSELGFADAE; this is encoded by the exons ATGGCGAAGAAGTGCTACCCGACAGTGAGCGAAGAGTATAAAAAAGCAGTGCAGAAATGCAAGAGAAAGCTTCGGGGACTCATTGCCGAGAAGCATTGTGCTCCCATCATCCTCCGTTTAGC ATGGCACTCAGCTGGAACATTCGATGTGAAAACCGGAACAGGAGGGCCGTTCGGGACGATCAAGCATCGGGATGAGCTCGCTCATGAAGCCAACAGCGGTCTCGACATAGCTGTTAGGCTTTTAGAACCCGTTAAGGAACAGTTCCCCATTCTGTCTTACGCAGATTTCTACCAG TTGGCTGGAATTGTTGCTGTTGAAGTTACGGGAGGGCCTGAAATTCCTTTCCACCCTGGGAGACCG GACAAAAATGGACCACCTCCAGAGGGTCGTCTGCCACAGGCCACCAAGG GCTCTGATCATCTGAGAGAAGTGTTTGGGCACATGGGTCTTGGCGATAAAGACATTGTTGCTTTATCCGGTGGTCATACGCTG GGGAGGTGCCATAAGGAGCGTTCTGGGTTCGAGGGACCCTGGACTTCGAATCCTCTCATTTTTGATAACTCCTATTTCAA AGAACTTGTCAGTGGAGAGAAAGAAGGTCTGATTCAGTTGCCAACCGACAAAGCACTTTTGGAAGATCCTGTCTTTCGCCCTCTTGTCCACAAATATGCTGCA GATGAGGATGCCTTCTTTGCTGACTATGCTGAATCTCATTTGAAGCTTTCGGAGCTTGG ATTCGCGGATGCCGAATAG